A region from the Fusarium musae strain F31 chromosome 1, whole genome shotgun sequence genome encodes:
- a CDS encoding hypothetical protein (EggNog:ENOG41), giving the protein MADHHAASSLSAYGRRDGPVTPEPPTKFSYDTAERGEPSMNALLHVPLSPERPLAFSDDETLPRYHHKSRGAAAVPSGLQAGRPKRARSKRPHKTQPSSAFLLQEPVATDDDSGNQRRAQRSKSRHKGKDVQEPYLSNGTRDLGLGISSGSGPRARVVSPDTSQEELLITKRNEAQRRGRRAHASQPGAALDVDSTQIVNMALNLSESRRIASRRNISRGNPPRLAPVQDSQTGSNLRAHLQQQRKAVRGASPIPNQSLTPRLPGVRSSSPLRPSPFETTDASYRYHFSTSTLARAQKAREHLELMAQYRRLLQVLPPLKTGYDRPSASSPPGSPTEGRIHAFESRELMIPLGREYNPLQYIRNRKVRARERMVIDGEKQGFADVESVKDWVNKASERASRELLSSDGSVLPPFPGAEEIDSQIATDSAAKAALRVRRPRVDWFFEACDLIADAYWLEQDHHKQLIEDRNLNKIYPQAGETLSRSISGQTDELGTGVPPFITETMEEMNRKANSNESNLSKPEIELLEPSHRDRARQKLHEMGSFHRQTGSVHHRRFRRRGSTSDETASEDDMPTEGKARRGTISSRETELLEKQMLEMVARDMRQQRLSHVQETEAEYMQPEDSTSPESKPQSQLATGREWNTMESKDSENRPIHNRASLEIPSLPKLGRNMGGGSQRGGNSKEHTDSPQPMSPELAPQYSLSAPPTGLQLSAPSSRSSSPSRNPFTKVKQIFKDKTRDESEEPALETEASSRRPSIPDPLSPTEIKPLERQSSNPRPTFESHKHQRSVGSIRPRGDDQVGLRGMFKGPRIDTVIRGGVSRLGDMLWKKDIPMEGTTDVISSDESDNDQPKGRSRISLNLSRTNSRRNKPEPQHGAKHFLDSMPQFQPMAETHDQSAIDVKKLQPSQFRVEVSKPSAPDMSGISSPSKPQQVDKVTIVEPAMSVVESCQESVKDGLRISEREADEAAPMVRLNEPDNFKARKWSIANQAIPQEGQLSKREIARLRTLILTSGIKAMEISRRAQELKKPLLRNDLQELGSSPQSSPVGIPWVDIAKMTPKKSLPFDDALPCSDHFRLARQTLDVAIQTSIEQWQTSADKFTAQTRPKLEERIWCVRSRIADELSGMTREASDQADETGKDLALGQLLKVKHVTDLTDKMMRNRRRRFRWLRRGMWSVVEWVLVGFMWYVWFVVTIFRLFLGLGQGVWQGVRWLLWL; this is encoded by the coding sequence ATGGCCGACCATCATGCTGCCTCGTCGCTGAGTGCATATGGGAGACGGGATGGCCCAGTTACTCCGGAGCCTCCCACGAAGTTTAGTTACGACACCGCCGAGAGAGGAGAGCCCAGCATGAACGCTCTCCTCCACGTTCCCCTATCCCCTGAACGACCTCTTGCTTTCTCCGATGACGAAACTCTTCCACGCTACCATCACAAGTCTCGTGGAGCTGCTGCAGTTCCCAGCGGCCTTCAAGCCGGCCGGCCGAAACGAGCCCGTTCGAAGCGACCGCATAAGACCCAACCGAGCAGTGCATTCTTGCTTCAGGAGCCCGTGGCCACAGATGACGACTCCGGAAATCAACGCCGGGCACAAAGAAGTAAATCTCGACATAAGGGGAAGGATGTTCAAGAACCATATTTATCCAATGGCACACGGGATCTAGGTCTTGGGATTAGCTCCGGTAGCGGTCCTCGAGCTCGCGTCGTGTCGCCAGATACATCTCAGGAGGAGTTGCTTATAACAAAGAGGAATGAAGCGCAAAGGCGAGGCCGTAGAGCGCACGCATCACAGCCTGGTGCTGCCCTGGACGTCGACTCAACCCAGATAGTCAACATGGCATTGAACCTAAGCGAGTCACGGCGAATTGCGTCTCGGCGCAACATTAGCCGCGGTAACCCTCCACGTCTGGCACCTGTACAAGACTCTCAGACCGGGAGCAATCTCAGAGCACATCTTCAGCAACAAAGAAAGGCTGTCAGAGGGGCATCGCCGATTCCGAATCAAAGCCTTACACCACGACTACCAGGTGTTAGATCCAGTAGCCCACTGCGCCCTTCACCTTTCGAAACTACAGACGCCTCATACCGTTACCATTTTTCGACGTCAACTTTGGCGAGGGCACAGAAAGCCAGAGAACATCTAGAGTTAATGGCCCAGTATAGACGATTGCTACAAGTTCTTCCTCCACTTAAGACTGGCTACGACAGaccttcagcttcaagccCTCCCGGATCACCTACAGAGGGCAGAATACATGCCTTTGAGAGCAGAGAGCTCATGATTCCACTTGGCCGAGAGTACAACCCATTGCAGTATATCAGAAATCGAAAAGTTAGGGCTCGCGAACGAATGGTCATCGATGGTGAGAAGCAGGGGTTTGCTGACGTAGAATCTGTTAAAGATTGGGTCAACAAGGCTTCGGAGCGAGCATCGAGGGAGCTTCTTTCCAGTGATGGTTCGGTTCTACCACCATTTCCAGGTGCTGAAGAAATCGATTCTCAGATAGCCACGGATTCGGCTGCCAAGGCGGCACTGAGAGTTCGACGCCCGAGGGTTGACTGGTTTTTCGAAGCCTGCGACTTGATTGCAGATGCCTACTGGCTCGAACAGGACCATCACAAGCAACTCATTGAAGACCGTAATCTCAACAAAATATACCCACAAGCAGGAGAAACCTTAAGCCGGTCAATTTCAGGACAGACCGATGAGCTTGGAACTGGTGTACCACCTTTTATCACTGAAACTATGGAAGAAATGAATAGAAAAGCAAACTCGAACGAGTCCAACCTTTCGAAGCCAGAGATTGAACTTCTCGAACCAAGCCACAGAGACCGAGCACGCCAGAAACTTCACGAGATGGGATCTTTCCACCGACAGACTGGCTCAGTGCACCACCGTCGTTTTAGGAGACGAGGATCAACCTCGGATGAGACCGCCAGTGAAGATGATATGCCAACCGAAGGCAAGGCCCGACGTGGAACAATATCAAGTCGCGAGACTGAACTGCTGGAGAAGCAAATGTTGGAAATGGTGGCCCGAGACATGAGACAGCAACGACTCTCTCACGTCCAGGAGACTGAGGCAGAATATATGCAGCCCGAGGACTCGACTTCACCTGAATCCAAACCACAGTCTCAACTGGCTACTGGTAGAGAGTGGAATACGATGGAGTCTAAGGATTCAGAAAATCGCCCCATTCACAACAGAGCTTCCTTGGAAATCCCATCACTGCCAAAACTGGGCAGGAATATGGGAGGAGGGTCCCAACGCGGCGGAAACAGCAAAGAACACACAGACTCTCCGCAGCCTATGTCACCTGAACTTGCTCCTCAATACAGCCTATCTGCGCCACCGACTGGCCTACAGCTGTCGGCACCGTCTAGTCgatcatcatctccctcCAGAAACCCATTTACAAAAGTGAAGCAAATCTTTAAGGACAAGACGCGCGATGAATCTGAAGAACCAGCATTGGAAACGGAGGCATCCAGCAGAAGACCTTCCATTCCAGATCCTTTATCCCCAACGGAAATCAAGCCACTCGAACGACAATCATCTAATCCACGGCCGACCTTCGAGAGCCACAAACACCAGCGTAGCGTGGGTAGTATTAGGCCAAGGGGCGACGACCAGGTTGGACTTCGAGGCATGTTTAAGGGCCCTCGTATTGACACAGTAATTCGAGGTGGTGTATCGAGATTGGGCGACATGTTGTGGAAAAAGGACATCCCCATGGAGGGAACCACTGATGTCATCTCTTCCGATGAATCTGATAATGATCAGCCCAAGGGGAGATCGAGAATTTCTCTCAATTTGTCGCGAACAAACTCGAGGCGTAACAAGCCCGAGCCTCAACATGGGGCTAAACACTTCTTGGATTCGATGCCACAGTTCCAGCCCATGGCAGAAACCCATGACCAATCAGCAATTGACGTAAAGAAGTTGCAACCTTCTCAATTTCGTGTTGAGGTCAGCAAACCGTCCGCGCCTGATATGTCTGGAATCTCAAGCCCCAGCAAGCCTCAGCAAGTTGACAAGGTCACTATTGTCGAGCCTGCCATGTCGGTAGTAGAGTCTTGCCAGGAGAGCGTCAAGGATGGCCTCCGTATCTCAGAAAGGGAAGCTGACGAGGCTGCTCCAATGGTTCGGCTCAACGAACCTGATAATTTCAAAGCACGGAAGTGGTCTATTGCGAACCAGGCCATTCCTCAGGAAGGACAACTTTCGAAGCGTGAAATTGCCCGACTTCGGACGCTTATTCTTACCTCTGGCATCAAAGCCATGGAGATTTCTCGCCGGGCTCAGGAGTTGAAGAAACCGCTTCTTAGAAATGACCTTCAGGAACTGGGTTCTTCACCACAATCAAGTCCAGTGGGAATACCATGGGTTGACATCGCGAAAATGACACCCAAAAAGTCACTGCCTTTCGACGATGCGCTCCCTTGCTCCGACCATTTCCGCCTAGCTCGCCAGACCCTAGACGTGGCGATCCAAACATCAATTGAGCAGTGGCAGACGTCAGCCGATAAATTCACTGCCCAAACGCGTCCGAAACTAGAGGAACGCATCTGGTGTGTTCGCTCTCGAATCGCAGATGAACTATCAGGTATGACACGCGAGGCATCAGACCAAGCTGATGAGACTGGCAAAGACTTAGCCTTGGGGCAGctcctcaaggtcaagcatGTCACCGATCTTACCGACAAAATGATGCGCAACAGACGCAGGAGATTCAGATGGCTCCGTCGCGGAATGTGGTCCGTTGTTGAGTGGGTGCTTGTTGGTTTTATGTGGTATGTTTGGTTTGTCGTTACCATTTTCAGACTCTTTCTGGGCCTTGGGCAGGGCGTTTGGCAAGGTGTCAGATGGCTCCTTTGGCTATGA